In one Oryza glaberrima chromosome 2, OglaRS2, whole genome shotgun sequence genomic region, the following are encoded:
- the LOC127762603 gene encoding putative cyclin-F1-3, translating into MGDLILDPYMEDAIMDHPCLAELLADQTSLPMFHPFSGGGTPQMVDTDTFLRAIGALPPLAPPPAAPLAPAPPPDSPRTPHTYGSFLPIYGDLPPLSVAVVQETLPLPEGGDHPVPPKKTIDVAPLLPEHADQPVVTNNSATTRPQLCAPYDDDIEATLRAMETNPAERPSPYFLETTQGGRMTALVRASMIAFMDEFSRFHELADGTLQRAAYFLDRYLSVTPESDDVLQLRLVGATAVFLAAKYEDQYTLRKIDASMVAARCGYTSETRHKMVSCMETEILAALDYNLSGPTAYTFVEHFTRYYGDGKEEELLKEAAHRFTDGSLLTYGFHCYLPSVVAASAIFLARLHVLGHEPWSRDLAELTGYKAIDLMGCVCGMYSQIACPRFALFQEYFFQDP; encoded by the coding sequence ATGGGGGATTTGATCTTGGATCCCTACATGGAGGACGCGATCATGGATCATCCCTGCCTCGCCGAACTTCTTGCTGATCAAACATCGCTCCCAATGTTCCATCctttctccggcggcggcactcCGCAGATGGTGGATACCGACACCTTCCTCCGCGCCATCGGCGCACTGCCTCCGCTTGCACCGCCACCGGCTGCTCCGCtcgcaccggcgccgccaccggacTCCCCCCGTACCCCTCACACCTACGGCAGCTTCCTCCCAATCTACGGTGATCTTCCACCgctctccgtcgccgtcgtccaggAGACCTTGCCGCTGCCAGAAGGCGGCGATCACCCGGTGCCACCCAAGAAGACGATCGATGTCGCACCACTGCTGCCAGAGCACGCCGATCAGCCGGTGGTCACCAACAACTCAGCGACGACACGGCCGCAGCTGTGCGCGCCCTACGACGACGACATCGAGGCCACCCTCCGTGCCATGGAGACGAACCCCGCGGAGAGGCCCTCCCCGTACTTCTTGGAGACGACACAAGGTGGGCGGATGACCGCACTGGTGCGCGCCTCGATGATCGCCTTCATGGACGAGTTCAGCCGGTTCCACGAGCTCGCCGATGGCACGCTCCAGCGCGCCGCCTACTTCCTGGACCGCTACCTGTCGGTGACACCCGAGTCGGACGACGTGCTGCAGCTCCGCCTCGTCGGGGCCACGGCCGTGTTCCTCGCCGCCAAGTACGAGGACCAGTACACCCTGAGGAAGATCGACGCCAGCATGGTCGCCGCCCGGTGCGGCTACACTAGCGAGACCAGGCACAAGATGGTGTCGTGCATGGAGACCGAGatcctcgccgcgctcgacTACAACCTAAGCGGCCCGACGGCGTACACGTTCGTGGAGCACTTCACGAGGTACTACGGCGACGGAAAAGAAGAGGAGCTGTTGAAGGAGGCGGCGCATCGGTTCACCGACGGGTCGCTGCTGACGTACGGGTTCCACTGCTACCTGCCGtccgtggtggcggcgtcggcgatctTCCTGGCGAGGCTGCACGTGCTGGGGCATGAGCCGTGGAGCAGGGATCTCGCCGAGCTCACCGGGTACAAGGCCATCGACTTGATGGGCTGCGTCTGCGGCATGTACAGTCAAATCGCATGTCCTCGCTTTGCTCTCTTTCAAGAGTACTTCTTCCAGGATCCATAG
- the LOC127762604 gene encoding LOW QUALITY PROTEIN: cyclin-F2-2-like (The sequence of the model RefSeq protein was modified relative to this genomic sequence to represent the inferred CDS: inserted 2 bases in 1 codon) — translation MDSIMEPYVVDLLADDITASMVELLPGDGGAAQMDVGVLDAYLRAIGALPAHPAAPGADLAAAAEVESMASNDDTNGVLYDWDTKVDVKVPCALLPPPPGFPPLPVPGLADEPVYAAPARHLPPPPGFPPLPVPGLADEPVYAAPARRLPPPPGFPPLPVPAKAEPVYTAPVDEGDAIRAFMQQLEWSEQYNGDNDAPAPDNSTASRPQLCAPYDDDIDSNLRDMEKDAAQRPSPDYLDTVQGGQISAAARASLVAWMGRLTHRYELAAGTLHRAVSYFDRFLSVRALPSYTAHQLSLVATTAVYTAAKYEDQGTVFKLDAREIASYGEFALAQEVLAMXREMMAALGYRLGGPNVETFVEHFTRYSKGKEKPC, via the exons ATGGATTCGATCATGGAGCCCTACGTCGTCGACCTTCTCGCTGACGACATAACGGCCTCGATGGTCGAGCTCTtgcccggcgacggcggcgcggcgcagatGGATGTCGGGGTTCTTGACGCGTACCTCCGCGCCATCGGCGCGCTCCCGGCGCATCCAGCGGCGCCCGGCGCcgacctggccgccgccgccgaggtggaGTCCATGGCATCGAATGATGACACCAACGGCGTACTCTACGACTGGGACACGAAGGTGGATGTCAAGGTGCCCTGTGCccttcttccgccgccgccgggcttcCCTCCGCTTCCCGTTCCAGGGCTGGCCGACGAGCCCGTGTACGCTGCGCCCGCTCGCcatcttcctccgccgccgggctTCCCTCCGCTTCCCGTTCCAGGGCTGGCCGACGAGCCCGTGTACGCCGCGCCCGctcgccgtcttcctccgccgccggggttccctcccctccccgttCCAGCGAAAGCCGAGCCCGTGTACACCGCTCCCGTCGACGAAGGCGACGCCATCAGGGCGTTCATGCAGCAGCTGGAGTGGAGCGAGCAGTACAACGGCGACAACGACGCTCCGGCCCCCGACAACTCCACGGCGTCGCGCCCGCAGCTGTGCGCGCCCTACGACGACGACATCGACTCCAACCTCCGTGACATGGAGAAGGACGCCGCCCAGCGCCCGTCGCCGGACTACCTCGACACGGTGCAAGGCGGTCAGatcagcgcggcggcgcgcgcctccCTCGTCGCCTGGATGGGGAGGCTCACCCACCGCTACGAACTCGCCGCCGGCACGCTCCACCGCGCCGTGTCCTACTTCGACCGGTTCCTGTCCGTGAGAGCCCTGCCGAGCTACACCGCGCACCAGCTCAGCCTCGTCGCCACCACGGCCGTGTACACGGCGGCCAAGTACGAGGACCAGGGGACGGTCTTCAAGCTGGACGCCAGGGAGATCGCCAGCTACGGCGAGTTCGCGTTGGCGCAGGAGGTGCTCGCGAT GAGAGAGATGATGGCGGCGCTCGGCTACCGGCTGGGCGGCCCGAACGTGGAGACGTTCGTGGAGCACTTCACCCGGTACAGCAAGGGGAAGGAAAAACCATGTTAA
- the LOC127764161 gene encoding BAG-associated GRAM protein 1-like has translation MEAAGLSSWMRGFLLPSLWEAEVAVSAAALLVAALLLLFLDQAVQSSTKSPASSSSPPPSPTTTAAASCRRDGGCGGCGCRRRRAKGKPAAAELGGTSKVALPDGSPHSRGRTSYVIKLELLSAKYLIGANLNGSSDPYAVISCGEQRRFSSMVPSSRNPLWGEEFNFLVRELPVEVTITMYDWDTVCKCKVIGSVTVAVLGEDETGATWFDLDSKSGQICLRFSSAKVFPTSESLFDQCVGIESERTMMLSKQYLPITQDSGLLQAIFELPHDEIVHQSYSCALERSFLHHGRMYISLWHLCFHSNVFSKQLNVIIPLQDIDEIKRSQHSLINPAITIFLRTGSGGHGTPPSCSQNGRIRYKFTSFWNRNRTFRALENALQSYRATLEAEKQVRMHSLQQRRSSDVICSKTDDLKTAERSIEQAKAFQPFINEHVLVDATSKTFPGTSEKFFSIILGDNSMFFQQYRHGRKDTDLKLSKWYPSDEYGGKIREVMFRSLCHSPLCPPDTAVTEWQRASFSKNKTNLIYETKHQAHDVPFGSYFEIHCRWHLRTTSSSTCQVDIKIGVNMKKWCILQSKIKSGATDEYRREVCKILEAACDYVLKEESNNQASHEIEAISLT, from the exons ATGGAGGCTGCGGGGCTCAGCTCGTGGATGCGGGGTTTTCTCCTGCCGTCGCTGTGGGAGGCGGAGGTCGCCGTCTCCGCGGCCGCACTGCTCGTCGCGGcactgctcctcctcttcctcgaccAGGCGGTCCAGTCCAGCACCAAGtccccggcctcctcctcgtcgccgccgccctctcctaCCACTACGGCAGCCGCGAGCTGCCGCCGAGACGGTGGTTGTGGTGGCTgcggctgccggcgccggcgggcgaaGGGGAAGCCAGCGGCCGCTGAACTTGGAGGCACCAGCAAG GTTGCTCTTCCAGATGGTAGCCCTCACTCTCGGGGCAGAACCAGCTATGTGATCAAG CTGGAGCTGCTCTCTGCCAAGTACCTCATCGGCGCCAACTTGAACGGGAGCTCTGATCCTTACGCCGTCATCTCCTGCGGCGAGCAGAGACGCTTCAG TTCCATGGTGCCTAGCTCAAGAAACCCGTTGTGGGGGGAGGAGTTCAACTTCCTGGTTAGAGAGCTCCCAGTTGAG GTAACCATAACAATGTACGACTGGGACACAGTGTGCAAGTGCAAAGTTATTGGATCTGTAACTGTAGCCGTTCTCGGTGAAGACGAAACAGGAGCTACTTGGTTCGACCTGGACAGTAAATCTGGTCAG ATCTGCCTGCGTTTTAGCTCAGCTAAAGTATTTCCGACTTCTGAGAG TCTGTTTGACCAATGTGTTGGAATCGAGTCCGAGAGAACGATGATGCTAAGCAAGCAATACCTGCCAATAACTCAAGATAGTGGCCTTCTACAAGCTATATTTGAACTTCCTCATGATGAA ATTGTTCACCAAAGTTATTCTTGTGCTCTGGAGAGGTCTTTCCTGCACCATGGGCGTATGTACATCTCCTTATGGCATCTGTGCTTCCACTCCAATGTATTCTCCAAACAGTTGAAT GTGATTATTCCATTACAAGATATAGATGAG ATAAAAAGAAGTCAGCATTCCCTTATCAACCCAGCAATTACTATTTTTCTTCGTACCGGTTCAGGTGGTCATGGAACACCCCCTTCATGCAGTCAAAATG GAAGAATCAGGTACAAATTCACATCATTCTGGAATAGAAACCGCACATTTCGGGCCCTGGAGAATGCTCTGCAGAGTTACAGGGCAACCTTAGAAGCTGAAAAACAG GTCAGAATGCATTCACTTCAACAAAGAAGAAGCAGCGATGTCATCTGTAGCAAAACAGATGACCTAAAGACAGCAGAAAGAAGCATTGAACAAGCAAAAGCATTCCAACCTTTCATCAATGAACATGTTCTTGTAGATGCAACCAGT AAAACCTTCCCTGGCACATCTGAGAAGTTCTTCAGTATCATATTAGGTGACAATTCAATGTTTTTCCAGCAGTATCGACATGGAAGAAAAGATACAGATTTAAAG CTTAGCAAGTGGTACCCCTCAGATGAGTATGGCGGCAAGATCCGCGAAGTGATGTTCAGGTCTCTATGCCACAGTCCTTTATGTCCCCCAGATACTGCAGTGACAGAATGGCAACGTGCTTCTTTCTCAAAGAACAAAACAAATCTG ATCTATGAGACAAAGCATCAGGCACATGATGTTCCATTTGGTTCTTACTTTGAG ATCCACTGCAGGTGGCATCTAAGAACAACCTCCAGTTCAACATGTCAAGTTGATATAAAGATTG GAGTAAACATGAAGAAATGGTGCATTTTGCAATCCAAAATAAAGTCTGGAGCAACTGATGAG TACAGGAGAGAGGTTTGCAAGATTTTGGAAGCTGCCTGTGACTATGTCCTAAAAGAAGAGTCAAACAACCAAGCCAGTCATGAAATTGAGGCAATATCTTTAACATGA
- the LOC127764159 gene encoding uncharacterized protein LOC127764159: MENLECTVGKDGLNFQCNLCDSDVVHSMAEILLRGLATASVDSTTGDIFKSPSSVAIGMKSELAEYLIQRSMTLVREAVDGGEDHSEQLIKASTMPTEFLSDLIDGFVASKRNLLSHVSGFLSSETRLNKIKDFIQKLEMENFWAPDVREATAGTILKSIDMKCIIHCPERFDTQDKLAEHRNLCRFRIVNCKNDGCLASFSANHIEKHDSVCPFKVLPCEQLCEQHVMRCEMDRHCASVCPMKLINCPFYQVGCESAFPQCVLDKHCSERLQIHLMYILELTTRHDAFVNDMNQRLHLLEKAQSLNELSGALDNRTLTLTAKEQEAKIKKLEQDLKVQETKLKKLESEFKSGKV, encoded by the exons ATGGAGAACCTTGAATGCACAGTTGGGAAAGATGGCTTAAATTTTCAGTGCAACCTGTGTGATTCAGATGTAGTGCATTCCATGGCAGAAATCCTGCTTCGTGGATTGGCAACTGCCTCAGTTGACAGCACTACTGGTGATATCTTCAAGAGCCCATCTTCTGTAGCTATTGGAATGAAGAGCGAGCTAGCAGAATATTTGATTCAGAGGTCCATGACGCTTGTTCGTGAGGCTGTCGACGGAGGCGAGGATCACTCAGAACAATTAATAAAAGCATCCACCATGCCGACAGAGTTCCTCTCAGACTTGATCGATGGTTTTGTAGCATCAAAACGGAACTTGTTGAGCCATGTGTCTGGGTTTTTGTCTAGCGAAACCCGCTTGAACAAAATTAAAGACTTCATACAGAAGCTGGAGATGGAGAACTTCTGGGCACCAGATGTTAGAGAGGCTACTGCAGGGACTATTCTTAAGAGTATAGACATGAAATGCATTATCCATTGCCCTGAGAGATTTGACACACAAGATAAGCTGGCTGAACACAGGAATCTGTGTAGATTTAGGATAGTAAACTGCAAAAATGATGGATGTTTAGCTTCCTTTTCTGCTAATCACATTGAGAAGCATGACTCTGTCTGCCCATTCAAAGTCCTACCATGTGAGCAGTTGTGCGAGCAGCATGTTATGCGGTGTGAGATGGACAGGCATTGTGCATCAGTTTGCCCTATGAAGCTTATTAACTGCCCTTTTTACCAGGTTGGCTGTGAATCAGCCTTTCCGCAGTGTGTTCTTGATAAGCATTGTTCAGAGCGCCTTCAAATCCATCTGATGTATATTCTTGAACTAACTACAAGACATGATGCTTTTGTTAATGATATGAATCAACGATTACACCTCCTTGAGAAG GCCCAGTCACTGAATGAACTCTCTGGGGCTTTAGATAACAGAACCCTCACTCTAACAGCAAAGGAGCAAGAAGCAAAGATCAAGAAACTCGAACAGGATCTCAAAGTGCAAGAGACAAAGCTGAAGAAACTTGAAAGCGAGTTTAAGTCAGGGAAAGTGTGA